In one Chlamydiales bacterium STE3 genomic region, the following are encoded:
- a CDS encoding Phosphoglycerate kinase (Product derived from UniProtKB/Swiss-Prot:Q3AFD1;Gene name derived from UniProtKB/Swiss-Prot:Q3AFD1;EC number derived from UniProtKB/Swiss-Prot:Q3AFD1), with amino-acid sequence MPYCCCSKKRFMKKKLSVKELGLKGKKVLLRVDFNVPLDENGKVIDNTRILASLPTIRYILEQGGAVILLSHVGRPKGKREAKLSLAPCAHELAKLLATPVIMAPDCVGEEVKKLAKNLKPQDILMLENLRFYPAEEKPETDLSFARNLAMLGDYYVEDAFGTVHRAHSSTFNLPQLFPDRAAAGFLLEKEVDFLGSLLQSPKKPFTALIGGAKISTKIGVLHSLLKRVDSLMIGGGMAFTFLKAQGLEIGKSLYEEEFLKEAETIMRFAKEKNVPLLLPQDVIAVKEIKDNAKIQIVSTIQGIPQNLMAVDIGPQTIQSFSKLIFKAATILWNGPMGIFEISLFANGTLEMAKAIADSGALSVVGGGETIAAIKQSQLEKAITHLSTGGGATLEFLEKGTLPGIEALTSVP; translated from the coding sequence ATGCCCTATTGTTGTTGTAGCAAAAAGAGATTTATGAAGAAAAAACTTTCGGTGAAAGAGCTTGGCTTAAAAGGCAAAAAAGTTTTGCTCAGGGTGGATTTTAACGTCCCTTTAGATGAAAATGGAAAAGTCATAGATAACACCCGGATTCTTGCTTCTTTGCCCACCATCCGCTACATTTTAGAGCAGGGGGGTGCGGTGATTCTTTTAAGCCATGTGGGGCGTCCTAAGGGTAAGCGCGAAGCTAAATTAAGCTTAGCCCCCTGTGCTCATGAACTAGCGAAATTGCTCGCTACCCCTGTTATAATGGCTCCAGATTGTGTTGGGGAAGAGGTAAAAAAATTAGCAAAAAATTTAAAGCCGCAAGACATCCTTATGTTAGAAAACCTGCGATTTTACCCAGCAGAAGAAAAACCTGAGACCGATCTCTCTTTTGCTCGCAACTTAGCGATGTTAGGCGACTATTATGTTGAAGATGCTTTTGGTACTGTGCACCGCGCCCATAGCTCTACCTTTAATTTACCACAGCTGTTTCCCGATCGTGCGGCAGCTGGGTTTTTACTAGAGAAGGAAGTTGATTTTTTGGGGTCACTGTTGCAAAGTCCTAAAAAGCCTTTTACAGCGCTCATAGGGGGAGCAAAAATTTCCACCAAGATCGGAGTTCTTCATTCCTTATTAAAGCGGGTTGATTCTCTGATGATTGGTGGGGGGATGGCCTTTACTTTTTTAAAGGCCCAAGGCCTAGAAATTGGAAAATCTCTATATGAAGAAGAGTTTTTAAAAGAAGCAGAAACGATCATGAGGTTTGCAAAAGAAAAAAACGTACCCCTACTGCTTCCGCAAGATGTCATTGCTGTTAAAGAAATTAAGGATAATGCAAAAATCCAAATTGTAAGCACTATTCAGGGTATTCCTCAGAATTTAATGGCTGTTGACATCGGCCCACAAACCATTCAATCTTTTTCAAAACTTATTTTTAAAGCGGCTACAATTCTTTGGAATGGGCCTATGGGCATCTTTGAGATTAGTTTGTTTGCGAATGGAACATTAGAAATGGCCAAAGCAATAGCCGATTCTGGCGCACTCTCGGTCGTTGGTGGTGGAGAGACAATAGCTGCTATCAAACAGTCTCAACTTGAAAAAG
- a CDS encoding Pyridoxine/pyridoxamine 5'-phosphate oxidase (Product derived from UniProtKB/Swiss-Prot:B1WR90;Gene name derived from UniProtKB/Swiss-Prot:B1WR90;EC number derived from UniProtKB/Swiss-Prot:B1WR90), giving the protein MDIGELRKEYTLKNLHRKDLHENPFQQFDVWFREALKAQVTELNAMALSTISLEGTVSSRMVLLKYYDESSFVFFTYLTSRKATQLKTRPQAALLFFWKEIERQIQIEGTIRQISHEVAAAYFQKRPRNSQLAAWASHQDAKIPCRKTLEENFQHYEKWFKGQEVPMPEWWGGYELQPIRFEFWQGRHNRLHDRFLYLKNEKDWRIERLSP; this is encoded by the coding sequence ATGGATATCGGCGAGCTTCGTAAAGAATATACATTAAAGAATTTGCACAGAAAGGATTTACATGAAAATCCCTTTCAACAATTTGATGTATGGTTTCGCGAAGCGTTAAAAGCACAAGTCACCGAACTCAATGCGATGGCGCTTTCTACAATAAGTCTTGAGGGGACGGTCTCGAGCCGTATGGTTTTATTAAAATATTATGATGAAAGCAGCTTTGTTTTTTTTACTTATTTAACGAGTAGAAAAGCAACACAGCTAAAGACAAGACCTCAGGCGGCACTTCTTTTTTTCTGGAAAGAGATCGAACGGCAAATACAGATTGAAGGGACTATTAGGCAGATCTCTCATGAAGTGGCTGCTGCCTATTTTCAAAAACGCCCGCGCAATAGCCAACTTGCTGCATGGGCATCTCATCAAGATGCTAAGATTCCTTGCCGCAAAACTTTAGAAGAAAATTTTCAACATTACGAAAAGTGGTTCAAAGGCCAAGAAGTTCCTATGCCAGAATGGTGGGGAGGCTACGAGCTACAGCCTATCCGCTTCGAATTTTGGCAAGGTCGTCACAACCGTCTCCATGATCGTTTTCTGTACCTCAAAAACGAGAAAGATTGGCGAATAGAAAGGCTTTCTCCCTAA